From Patescibacteria group bacterium, a single genomic window includes:
- a CDS encoding pseudouridine synthase: MTRVRINKFLSSNGICSRRSADEHIRAGKVKVNGIIAKLGDSIDPKIDKVVVNDKIIIATSKLEYYAFYKPRGVVATKSDELGRKSIADYIPDEKKLNPVGRLDMDSEGLIILTNDGELIQQLTHPSFKHEKEYYVEANMSESFKISDLNRLTKGINIKGTRMQAKSIDKIKIEKRKNMIKFNLVLTTGYNRQIRRMCDKIGLSVCTILRVRIGKLVLNEIGLRAGQLKSIDRDQMI, encoded by the coding sequence ATGACTAGAGTTCGCATAAACAAATTTTTATCAAGTAATGGAATATGCTCGCGGCGCTCTGCTGACGAGCATATTCGTGCCGGTAAAGTCAAAGTCAATGGGATAATTGCCAAACTTGGTGATTCTATCGATCCAAAGATCGACAAAGTTGTTGTAAATGACAAAATAATTATTGCCACATCCAAGCTTGAATATTATGCTTTTTATAAGCCAAGGGGGGTGGTAGCAACAAAGTCCGATGAGCTTGGCAGAAAATCCATTGCTGATTATATTCCCGATGAAAAAAAACTAAATCCCGTCGGTCGCCTAGACATGGATTCGGAAGGCTTAATTATTCTTACAAATGATGGTGAGCTAATACAACAACTAACGCACCCGAGTTTCAAACATGAAAAAGAATACTACGTCGAAGCTAATATGTCTGAATCATTCAAAATTTCTGACCTTAATCGCTTGACCAAGGGGATCAACATCAAAGGAACAAGAATGCAGGCGAAATCAATTGATAAAATTAAGATCGAAAAACGCAAAAATATGATCAAATTTAATTTAGTGCTTACCACTGGCTATAATCGACAAATTCGCCGTATGTGTGATAAAATTGGTTTGTCTGTTTGCACAATCCTACGAGTTCGAATAGGAAAGCTGGTACTTAATGAGATAGGTTTGAGAGCCGGACAACTTAAGTCTATCGATCGAGACCAAATGATATGA
- the aspS gene encoding aspartate--tRNA ligase, whose product MKRILVSETVKKIGESVKVSGWVNVRRDHGKIVFIDLRDMSGLLQVVFVPGSKAYEKVSEIRPEWVISIEGKINARPEKMINKDLITGTVEMEAVDLKVLNKAKTPPFEIDKNTLGVDEELRLKYRYLDLRSERMAKNITLRHDIVKTVREYLWERGFREIETPYLTKSTPEGAREYIVPSRIYPGEFYVLPQSPQQFKQLLMVGGIERYFQVARCFRDEDQRGDRQPEFTQLDIEMSFIEEEDIYSLIEPMMIEIVKKLVPGGKITEKPFPRIKFADSMEEYGNDKPDIRKNKEDKKEFGFCWVVDTPLFKYSKADKKLVSSHHPFTMPNKEDIDKLDSKPEEVRSYCYDLVLNGFEIASGSIRIHTREIQDKIFNLLGVSEEEKLRRFGHMLEAFEYGAPPHGGVAPGIDRLAAILAGEDVIREVIAFPKTGDARDVMMGAPSAVSEQQLKDVHVELAKEAKGKEIKNSDTKIDD is encoded by the coding sequence ATGAAAAGAATACTAGTTTCAGAAACGGTGAAAAAAATTGGCGAAAGTGTCAAAGTATCTGGCTGGGTAAATGTTCGCCGAGATCATGGTAAGATTGTTTTTATCGATCTTCGAGATATGTCGGGCCTTTTGCAAGTCGTTTTCGTACCTGGATCAAAAGCTTATGAAAAGGTTTCTGAGATCCGGCCGGAGTGGGTTATTTCGATAGAAGGCAAAATCAATGCACGACCAGAAAAAATGATTAACAAAGATTTGATCACCGGCACAGTTGAAATGGAAGCTGTAGATCTCAAGGTTCTAAATAAAGCTAAAACCCCACCTTTTGAAATTGACAAAAATACTCTTGGGGTTGATGAGGAACTACGACTTAAATATCGCTATCTTGATTTGCGATCCGAACGAATGGCTAAAAACATCACACTTCGTCACGATATTGTAAAAACGGTTCGGGAGTATTTATGGGAGAGAGGATTTCGGGAAATTGAAACGCCGTATCTTACAAAATCGACTCCTGAAGGCGCAAGGGAATATATCGTGCCATCCAGGATTTACCCGGGGGAATTCTATGTATTGCCGCAAAGCCCTCAACAATTCAAACAGCTTCTTATGGTTGGTGGAATTGAAAGATATTTTCAGGTCGCCCGTTGTTTTCGCGACGAGGACCAGAGAGGCGATAGACAGCCAGAGTTTACCCAGCTTGATATTGAGATGAGTTTTATTGAAGAAGAAGACATTTACTCTCTTATCGAACCGATGATGATAGAAATCGTTAAAAAGCTAGTCCCTGGCGGAAAAATTACAGAAAAGCCTTTTCCAAGGATCAAGTTTGCCGATTCGATGGAGGAATATGGCAACGACAAACCGGATATTAGAAAGAATAAGGAAGACAAGAAGGAGTTCGGCTTTTGCTGGGTTGTTGATACCCCGCTATTTAAATATTCAAAGGCAGACAAGAAGCTTGTGTCGTCTCATCATCCGTTTACCATGCCGAACAAAGAAGATATCGATAAACTCGATAGTAAACCAGAAGAGGTCCGATCATACTGCTATGACTTGGTATTGAACGGTTTTGAGATCGCCAGCGGATCTATCAGGATTCACACTCGTGAAATTCAGGATAAAATTTTTAATCTTTTGGGCGTTTCGGAAGAAGAAAAGCTGCGCAGGTTTGGGCATATGCTCGAAGCTTTTGAATATGGGGCTCCGCCACATGGAGGTGTGGCGCCGGGAATTGACCGATTAGCCGCTATTTTAGCTGGCGAAGATGTAATTCGTGAGGTGATAGCATTTCCGAAGACCGGAGACGCCAGAGACGTAATGATGGGTGCCCCATCGGCTGTATCCGAGCAGCAACTCAAAGATGTACACGTCGAGCTTGCCAAAGAGGCGAAGGGTAAGGAAATTAAGAATTCCGATACAAAAATCGATGACTAG